In Anopheles gambiae chromosome 2, idAnoGambNW_F1_1, whole genome shotgun sequence, a single window of DNA contains:
- the LOC1274948 gene encoding uncharacterized protein LOC1274948, whose product MAKSNHNQLGCYVMIALFVAGKVQCLPDRAEPAGQLTKVPERVDGPTESTTDDVAATVTEDDLYLVDTTTTTQQSIKTTTHDRVLFTDTPVMDAITIVWYLATFIALISFFLVMACADHNRCRSRKPSSSELTPPPTPAPSYHHFAPPSYDSLVFEKDNDSIFIIPYDTRIDGAHHARSVDDLASNLEYIIETPTTTAVRQARSPSLRSVRVSDISEGSDAVSAGIAVSSTPAVQEHDATDRCYVTVL is encoded by the exons ATGGCTAAGAGCAACCACAATCAATTAGGATGCTACGTCATGATCG CACTTTTCGTGGCCGGAAAGGTGCAGTGCCTACCGGACCGAGCGGAACCAGCGGGACAGCTGACGAAGGTCCCGGAACGGGTCGATGGACCGACGGAATCCACTACAGACGACGTTGCTGCCACGGTCACCGAAGACGATCTCTACTTAGTAG ataccaccaccaccacgcagCAGAGCATCAAAACGACGACACATGATCGGGTCCTGTTTACCGATACGCCTGTCATGGACGCTATTACGATCGTATGGTACCTGGCCACCTTTATCGCACTGATATCGTTCTTCCTGGTGATGGCCTGTGCCGATCATAACCGCTGCCGGTCGCGCAAACCATCGTCCAGCGAGCTGACTCCACCGCCGACACCGGCTCCCTCCTACCATCACTTTGCACCGCCCAGCTACGATTCGCTCGTGTTCGAGAAGGATAACGACAGCATATTCATCATCCCGTACGATACTCGCATCGATGGTGCCCATCACGCACGGAGCGTTGACGATCTGGCCAGCAATCTGGAGTACATCATCGAAacaccgacgacgacggcggtaCGCCAAGCACGATCGCCCAGCCTGCGGTCAGTGCGTGTTAGTGATATTAGCGAAGGAAGTGACGCAGTGTCGGCGGGGATTGCAGTATCCAGCACGCCCGCAGTTCAAGAGCATGACGCTACCGACCGGTGCTACGTCACCGTGCTGTGA